Proteins encoded in a region of the Candidatus Aegiribacteria sp. genome:
- the infB gene encoding translation initiation factor IF-2, which produces MAEKSSGKKIRVYEMAKELNLSSEALIEILKKMKISVKSHMSSLTPEKILEVRNRFDQEKKAARTKTVQKKKKKRRRRHKPRVTAEAVKTVKDTLAKIDSGGGRTRQKKRKKYREEKSEKQQDIVDDSVTRTIRITEYTNPSELSDLMDIPLNKVIGKFMELGVMATANQRLDVETVSLVAGEFNFEVETVASYGASEIERKRVSFGGTETARFPIVTVMGHVDHGKTALLDRIRKTNVIATESGGITQHIGAYVSKLPDGKSITFIDTPGHEAFTAMRTRGARITDIVILVIAADSRVMPQTEEAIDHARAAEVPIVVAITKIDLPTAHTDLIKNDLAAHDVLIEEWGGDILCSEVSSITGENIDDLMEKLMLQAEMLELTAFPDRSAKGIVLEGEIDPRRGTVVNVIIQDGTLRVEDYFVAGKFHGRVRAMYNENENEIDEAGPGIPVQILGCSDVPDAGESVVALNSEHEAKRISRRRQLVQRERELHSGEMVSLEDFWKKSDETHNKLNLIVKADVQGTAEAIVDTLSKLGNEEVSVNIIRSSAGGISGNDVNLAAASNAVIIGFRVRPDVRAREEATLQDVEIATFSVIHQVEDTVKKSLSGLLKPEEKEEFLGSAEVRDLFRVPKIGIIAGSYVISGVIKRNAKLRLVRNGVDIWSGTVSSLKRFKEDKKEVKSGFECGIGISGFNDIKVGDVIESFDIISIAREL; this is translated from the coding sequence TTGGCTGAAAAAAGCAGTGGGAAGAAGATAAGAGTATACGAAATGGCCAAGGAGCTGAATCTGTCAAGTGAGGCGCTTATAGAGATTCTTAAGAAAATGAAGATATCTGTTAAGAGCCATATGAGTTCGCTCACCCCTGAAAAAATACTTGAGGTAAGGAACAGATTTGACCAGGAGAAGAAGGCTGCAAGAACAAAAACAGTTCAAAAGAAAAAGAAGAAGAGAAGACGCCGTCATAAACCCAGAGTGACTGCGGAAGCAGTTAAAACTGTTAAAGACACTCTCGCGAAAATTGATTCAGGTGGGGGACGTACCAGGCAGAAGAAGCGAAAAAAATACAGAGAAGAGAAAAGCGAGAAACAACAGGATATTGTTGATGACAGCGTTACCCGGACAATTCGAATAACCGAATATACAAACCCATCAGAACTATCCGATCTTATGGATATTCCGCTGAACAAAGTAATCGGGAAATTCATGGAACTCGGTGTGATGGCTACCGCCAATCAGAGGCTTGATGTTGAAACTGTATCTTTGGTAGCAGGCGAATTCAATTTTGAAGTCGAAACGGTTGCGAGCTACGGAGCCAGCGAGATTGAGAGAAAGCGTGTCAGTTTCGGTGGTACCGAAACCGCAAGATTCCCGATTGTTACCGTTATGGGTCATGTTGATCACGGTAAGACAGCGCTTCTTGACAGGATAAGAAAAACAAATGTCATTGCTACGGAGTCAGGAGGCATAACGCAGCATATCGGTGCATACGTCTCAAAACTCCCTGATGGGAAATCTATTACATTCATAGATACACCTGGGCATGAAGCTTTCACCGCAATGAGAACAAGGGGCGCGAGGATAACCGATATAGTTATTCTGGTTATTGCTGCTGACAGCAGGGTTATGCCTCAGACTGAAGAGGCTATTGACCACGCCAGGGCCGCGGAAGTTCCTATAGTCGTTGCGATTACGAAAATTGACCTTCCCACCGCGCATACTGATCTGATCAAGAATGACCTGGCGGCACACGATGTTTTGATAGAGGAGTGGGGAGGGGATATTCTCTGCTCGGAGGTTTCGTCGATCACAGGTGAAAATATCGATGACCTTATGGAGAAGTTGATGCTTCAAGCGGAAATGCTGGAATTGACAGCATTTCCAGACAGGTCCGCAAAAGGGATCGTTCTTGAAGGAGAGATTGATCCAAGAAGGGGAACGGTCGTAAATGTGATAATTCAGGACGGTACCCTGAGAGTTGAGGATTATTTTGTTGCCGGCAAATTCCACGGAAGAGTCCGTGCTATGTACAACGAAAATGAGAACGAGATTGATGAGGCCGGTCCTGGAATCCCGGTTCAGATACTTGGCTGTTCCGACGTCCCCGATGCGGGAGAGTCTGTAGTCGCATTGAATTCCGAACATGAAGCCAAGCGAATAAGCAGAAGACGCCAGCTTGTACAGAGGGAAAGGGAACTGCATTCGGGCGAAATGGTATCTCTTGAGGATTTCTGGAAAAAATCCGACGAGACCCATAACAAACTGAATCTTATAGTAAAAGCGGATGTTCAGGGAACGGCGGAAGCTATTGTAGACACTCTGAGCAAGCTGGGAAATGAAGAAGTTTCGGTTAACATCATAAGAAGCAGTGCAGGTGGCATTTCTGGAAACGATGTAAATCTTGCTGCCGCGTCAAATGCTGTGATTATCGGCTTCAGGGTTCGTCCGGATGTGAGAGCCCGAGAAGAAGCCACACTTCAGGATGTGGAAATTGCTACATTCAGCGTTATTCATCAGGTTGAGGATACCGTCAAAAAGTCGCTCTCAGGCCTGCTTAAACCAGAGGAAAAGGAAGAGTTCCTCGGATCGGCCGAGGTAAGGGATCTTTTCAGGGTTCCGAAGATCGGCATCATAGCAGGATCTTATGTTATCAGCGGAGTCATAAAAAGAAACGCGAAGTTACGGCTTGTGCGAAACGGAGTTGACATATGGTCAGGTACCGTAAGTTCCCTGAAGCGCTTCAAAGAAGATAAAAAAGAGGTAAAATCCGGTTTTGAATGCGGCATAGGCATCTCTGGCTTTAACGATATAAAGGTGGGCGATGTAATTGAGAGCTTCGATATTATTTCCATAGCAAGGGAACTCTGA